One Alkalicoccus halolimnae DNA segment encodes these proteins:
- a CDS encoding type II secretion system F family protein, translating to MNSVLFVLLFTILFSFIIYTLLINVNRKKRVKQRRHLYIHAEEKTEVKKRKENRDSPLIRGAGKALSFLPVKVKTEDKLQQAGFTLSGSEFLAVRILAASAAGVVSWLLFNSIIHLFIGLAAGFAIPAAVVSRKRKKRLELLTHQLIETLGTMANSLRAGFSFLQAMQLVSKEMPDPLGPEFGRVVKEISLGRPVDEALVRMTERLPNKELEVIVQGIVAQRENGGNLAGLLISMEETIRGRIKVQDELKTLVAQGKMSSWIITMLPVALALFMYFVNYDYISIMLTEPLGWMISFMGTVSIFIGWLLIQKVIKIEV from the coding sequence ATGAATAGTGTTTTATTCGTGCTGCTGTTTACAATACTTTTTTCATTTATAATTTATACTTTATTGATTAATGTGAACAGGAAAAAGAGAGTGAAACAGCGTCGGCATCTTTATATACACGCAGAAGAAAAAACTGAGGTAAAAAAGAGAAAAGAAAACCGTGATTCACCCCTTATTCGTGGAGCAGGGAAGGCGCTCAGCTTCCTTCCTGTAAAAGTGAAAACGGAAGATAAACTGCAGCAGGCTGGTTTTACTTTAAGCGGTTCAGAGTTCCTGGCGGTGCGTATCTTAGCTGCTTCTGCCGCTGGTGTTGTTTCGTGGCTGCTTTTCAACTCTATTATTCATCTATTTATTGGTCTTGCAGCAGGTTTTGCAATACCGGCTGCGGTTGTCTCTCGAAAACGCAAAAAGCGGTTGGAGCTTTTAACCCACCAGCTGATCGAGACCCTGGGGACGATGGCCAATTCTCTCAGGGCGGGTTTCAGCTTCCTCCAGGCAATGCAGCTTGTATCGAAGGAAATGCCCGATCCCCTGGGTCCTGAATTTGGACGGGTGGTAAAGGAAATAAGTTTAGGAAGGCCGGTAGATGAAGCACTCGTTCGTATGACGGAAAGACTGCCGAATAAAGAGCTGGAAGTCATTGTGCAGGGGATTGTTGCTCAGAGAGAGAACGGGGGGAATTTGGCAGGACTGCTTATTTCTATGGAGGAAACCATTCGCGGTCGTATTAAAGTGCAGGACGAGCTGAAAACGCTGGTAGCCCAGGGGAAAATGTCTTCATGGATTATTACAATGCTTCCCGTTGCTCTTGCCTTATTTATGTATTTTGTCAATTACGACTACATATCGATTATGCTAACGGAACCGTTGGGCTGGATGATATCTTTTATGGGGACAGTTTCCATATTTATTGGCTGGCTGCTGATTCAAAAAGTTATAAAAATTGAGGTGTAG
- a CDS encoding type II secretion system F family protein, translated as MNPILIFLMLTVFLIFSFAGVLHTIFLREITIAERREAYIGVPLQKSSNLHAEKKSPINELWKKGIEKSERYVSVSEEKKVGKMLRDAGYVKLMSVTEFRMRQIAAAFISGFLAFIFFFLLMEGSLAAIFIAFPVGFLGWRMPVFYLKKKRDQRIKQIDLDMPDFFDTVNLLVEAGVGVDAAIAVVCRKKPGPLSDEFLIVLDDMKRGKSKREAFHELKLRVPSDSFQSIITSMIQADQLGIGLSNVLRNLTIRIREQRREKARELAMKAPVKMLFPMMIFIFPALFIVILGPFMVNLIINGLM; from the coding sequence GTGAATCCAATACTTATTTTTCTCATGCTGACTGTCTTTCTAATTTTTTCATTTGCTGGTGTGCTGCATACTATATTTCTAAGAGAGATTACTATCGCTGAGCGCAGGGAAGCTTATATTGGTGTTCCTTTACAAAAATCAAGCAATTTACATGCGGAAAAGAAATCTCCGATAAACGAATTATGGAAAAAAGGAATTGAAAAGTCAGAAAGATATGTTTCTGTTTCTGAAGAAAAAAAGGTAGGAAAGATGCTTAGAGATGCCGGGTATGTAAAATTAATGTCGGTAACCGAATTTCGAATGAGACAGATAGCCGCGGCTTTTATTTCTGGATTCCTGGCTTTTATTTTTTTCTTTTTATTAATGGAAGGCAGTTTAGCAGCAATATTTATTGCTTTTCCTGTAGGATTTTTAGGCTGGCGGATGCCTGTGTTTTATTTGAAGAAAAAGCGTGATCAGCGTATTAAGCAAATAGATCTGGATATGCCGGATTTTTTTGACACTGTGAACCTTCTTGTGGAAGCAGGCGTTGGTGTGGATGCTGCGATTGCCGTCGTATGCCGCAAAAAACCAGGACCGCTGTCAGATGAATTTCTAATCGTTCTGGACGATATGAAAAGAGGAAAATCAAAGAGGGAAGCCTTTCACGAATTGAAGCTGCGGGTTCCTTCTGATTCTTTCCAGAGTATTATTACTTCGATGATTCAAGCCGATCAGCTGGGGATTGGACTGTCCAACGTGCTTCGGAATTTAACTATCCGTATCCGCGAGCAACGCCGGGAAAAGGCACGTGAACTGGCAATGAAAGCACCGGTAAAAATGCTTTTTCCAATGATGATTTTCATATTCCCCGCTCTTTTTATTGTGATTTTAGGTCCTTTTATGGTTAATCTCATCATTAATGGGCTGATGTGA
- a CDS encoding Flp family type IVb pilin, with product MMEKMKNLVVEEEGQGLVEYALIIALISVVLVGALQLVEGGISGAFNSIVSELGGAGEGGG from the coding sequence ATGATGGAGAAGATGAAGAACTTAGTGGTGGAGGAAGAAGGACAGGGACTGGTGGAGTATGCATTGATTATCGCTTTGATTTCCGTAGTGTTGGTAGGGGCTCTTCAACTGGTGGAAGGCGGGATCAGTGGAGCGTTTAACAGTATTGTAAGCGAACTTGGTGGAGCAGGCGAAGGAGGAGGCTGA
- a CDS encoding Flp family type IVb pilin yields the protein MMEQMKNLMVEEEGQGLVEYALIIALISVVLVGALQLVEGGISGVFTSISDALGGAGEGGG from the coding sequence ATGATGGAGCAGATGAAGAACTTAATGGTGGAAGAAGAAGGACAGGGACTGGTGGAGTACGCATTGATTATCGCTTTGATTTCCGTAGTGTTGGTAGGGGCTCTTCAACTGGTGGAAGGTGGAATCAGCGGAGTATTTACGAGCATTTCAGATGCACTTGGTGGAGCAGGCGAAGGAGGAGGCTGA
- a CDS encoding A24 family peptidase, with product MTVLIIAILAATIGISFFTDITTRRILNIVTFPAIVTGLAIHSVTAGLEGFIFSGLGFLIGFGLLLIPYIMGGMGAGDVKLMAAVGALMGPGFVISTFLFAAIAGGVMGLYFIAKQRGALENFHTMLYAMPLIRNTAGSLSEIRSGARHASLPYGVAIAVGTVVTFAGSLAGGVLPV from the coding sequence ATGACTGTATTGATTATTGCGATATTAGCTGCCACGATCGGAATTTCGTTTTTCACAGATATCACAACCAGGCGTATTTTAAATATCGTTACTTTTCCGGCTATTGTAACAGGCCTCGCAATTCACAGTGTCACAGCTGGATTGGAAGGATTTATTTTTAGCGGGCTTGGGTTTCTAATCGGCTTCGGTCTGCTGCTTATTCCTTACATCATGGGTGGAATGGGGGCGGGGGATGTAAAGCTGATGGCAGCAGTTGGCGCATTAATGGGACCGGGATTCGTCATTTCAACTTTTTTGTTTGCAGCAATTGCGGGGGGAGTAATGGGACTTTATTTCATAGCAAAACAGCGGGGAGCGCTTGAGAACTTTCATACGATGTTATATGCGATGCCGCTTATAAGAAACACGGCAGGAAGCCTTAGTGAAATTCGCAGCGGGGCAAGACATGCAAGTCTTCCATATGGCGTTGCCATTGCAGTAGGCACAGTAGTAACTTTTGCGGGAAGTCTGGCCGGAGGAGTGCTGCCGGTATGA
- a CDS encoding TadE/TadG family type IV pilus assembly protein, translating into MKSEKGQSLVEFALILPILAIMLFGIVDVGRMFHTGLTMDHAGREAARMASIQGSDAEVMSAAVERGGSISLTSSQVTISPGEAGRESGEKVTITITHSVPLVTPFIEGMTGPIELSNTTVMRVE; encoded by the coding sequence ATGAAAAGTGAAAAAGGCCAGTCCCTTGTTGAATTCGCTCTGATTCTTCCCATCCTGGCTATCATGCTTTTCGGAATCGTCGATGTCGGGCGGATGTTTCACACCGGGCTGACTATGGATCATGCCGGAAGAGAAGCAGCAAGAATGGCCAGCATTCAGGGAAGCGACGCAGAAGTGATGAGTGCAGCGGTGGAAAGAGGAGGAAGCATTTCCTTAACGAGTAGCCAGGTAACTATAAGTCCGGGGGAAGCAGGAAGAGAATCAGGGGAAAAAGTAACGATAACGATTACCCACTCTGTACCATTGGTAACACCGTTTATTGAAGGCATGACAGGTCCCATAGAATTATCCAACACTACCGTAATGAGAGTAGAGTGA
- a CDS encoding pilus assembly protein TadG-related protein → MKNLLWKGQSGNVAIMTAITMAVLIGIAAMALDGGKLYFEKSQMQKAVDAAALAGAQVYYTEDGPVPEAMEVAGLNGFSIDSGSVSVEDTSVTVTHMSDVSLMFARVLGFQTAEVQATATAGIFPLSKSIKAAPIAVEEGSIPDGTYLNCENPGNGSKDTNLNKFFSGSTSEAYEDAFRQGYEDGYIDGYDRESKASLPESTDAEKGYKDGYNVGYEEGGDVADDPGNKGNCGYLAIEGSGASNLYDAFVDGVERDLSDYVSEDPESPDSNVSEDTEPGKKHGRVKAAVEELISRDSGSPDCNSPDTADNSCSRVIIVAVVAEGSFSTISGRDSLEIIGFASYWLEGMGKGQDKHRIIGHFIDMVTLGEGEEGIPEHGAFNVRLIN, encoded by the coding sequence ATGAAAAATCTTTTATGGAAAGGGCAGTCTGGAAACGTTGCTATTATGACAGCCATCACAATGGCCGTTTTAATTGGAATAGCAGCAATGGCACTTGATGGCGGAAAGCTCTACTTCGAAAAAAGTCAGATGCAAAAAGCAGTTGATGCCGCAGCTCTTGCCGGGGCGCAGGTTTATTATACAGAAGACGGACCGGTCCCGGAAGCGATGGAAGTAGCGGGACTCAATGGTTTTTCTATCGACTCAGGGAGCGTTTCCGTCGAGGATACCTCCGTAACTGTTACACATATGTCGGACGTTTCCCTGATGTTTGCAAGAGTTCTTGGTTTTCAAACGGCAGAAGTACAAGCGACAGCGACAGCGGGAATTTTTCCGTTAAGCAAAAGCATAAAAGCAGCACCGATTGCCGTTGAAGAAGGCAGCATCCCCGATGGAACGTACCTTAACTGTGAAAATCCTGGTAATGGTTCGAAGGATACAAATTTAAACAAGTTTTTCTCGGGAAGCACATCCGAAGCTTATGAAGATGCGTTTAGACAGGGCTATGAAGATGGTTATATTGACGGTTACGACAGGGAAAGTAAAGCTTCTCTTCCTGAATCAACGGATGCCGAAAAAGGATACAAAGATGGTTATAACGTGGGATATGAAGAGGGGGGCGACGTTGCAGACGACCCTGGCAACAAAGGAAACTGCGGGTACCTTGCCATCGAAGGATCAGGAGCTTCCAATTTATACGATGCATTTGTGGACGGAGTCGAAAGAGATTTAAGTGATTATGTCAGTGAAGATCCAGAATCACCCGACTCAAACGTATCGGAAGACACGGAACCAGGAAAGAAACATGGGAGAGTGAAGGCAGCGGTAGAAGAACTGATCAGCCGGGACAGCGGAAGTCCTGACTGCAATTCGCCTGACACAGCGGATAATTCCTGCAGCCGCGTCATTATCGTTGCTGTTGTCGCGGAAGGATCTTTTTCCACGATTTCCGGCAGAGATTCTCTTGAAATTATCGGCTTCGCTTCCTACTGGCTGGAAGGAATGGGGAAAGGCCAGGATAAACACCGCATTATCGGACACTTTATAGATATGGTCACGCTCGGAGAGGGAGAAGAAGGAATACCGGAACACGGGGCATTCAATGTACGTTTAATTAATTAA
- a CDS encoding RcpC/CpaB family pilus assembly protein gives MKKIWIASLITGMIAAVLIYSAFVTNITSPEEAEEAEQEQAAAEEQEMEEAYAREKANPIVEIEEGKRAMSLRVANPEEGVSGYIEPKDRVDVVAYYTDIEEGEEDEEKGESSDTELLTAELIMQDLKVLASGISADSENEALRYETVTVEVTPEEGVELSLAAKDQDGFYFMLRDEEDGTTLEERINITRPVMKGER, from the coding sequence ATGAAAAAGATCTGGATCGCATCACTCATTACAGGCATGATAGCCGCTGTATTAATCTACAGTGCTTTTGTAACTAATATCACTTCACCTGAAGAGGCAGAGGAAGCTGAGCAGGAACAGGCAGCAGCCGAAGAACAGGAAATGGAAGAAGCCTATGCCAGGGAGAAAGCCAATCCGATTGTAGAAATAGAAGAAGGAAAAAGGGCGATGTCCCTGCGTGTGGCTAATCCTGAAGAAGGGGTGTCGGGGTATATTGAACCTAAAGACCGGGTCGATGTTGTTGCTTACTATACGGATATAGAAGAAGGAGAAGAAGACGAAGAAAAAGGAGAAAGTTCGGACACAGAACTGCTGACAGCGGAATTAATCATGCAGGACTTAAAAGTGCTTGCCTCCGGAATTTCTGCCGATTCAGAAAATGAAGCGCTTCGTTACGAAACAGTGACTGTAGAAGTAACTCCGGAAGAAGGGGTGGAGCTCAGCCTGGCAGCGAAAGATCAGGATGGTTTTTATTTCATGCTGCGTGATGAAGAGGATGGGACTACGCTCGAAGAGAGAATTAATATTACAAGGCCCGTCATGAAGGGGGAAAGATAA
- a CDS encoding AAA family ATPase → MEMQWLFYSDTNARADMLEECLEKRDYKLKRVTYLDRLFDHLKKDPNVVLLIKANKVYNVYQLCEELSAKYPHLHIVLMIPDNMENAKKAMKAGASNTIRFSADKDEIREMIVHAEKNIQHRMRQADVTGIPLIAIDQRVVSISSTKGGAGRSSVTVNLAAALAEQGQRVAVLDGDIQFGDTAMYLNLKPKKTIYEWVKEGDNRAELDIDQFMTKHDSGVSILAAPSRPEFFEMITAADIQYAIEELKNIYQVILIDNTAAISEVQLQCLKASDEILVLSNGELPCVRNTRLYFDTLESLQLSHKAKLVHNRSGKKGAIDPKKMEEVIGASIFASLSEQEAIVSGSIQEGVPYVTSHPRKPVAKDMKALAAKLMAGTEEKEQKAEKKKKKMMAKAQ, encoded by the coding sequence ATGGAAATGCAGTGGCTGTTCTATTCGGATACCAACGCCCGTGCCGACATGCTGGAGGAGTGCCTGGAAAAACGTGACTACAAATTAAAAAGAGTCACTTATTTAGACAGACTTTTTGATCATTTGAAAAAAGATCCGAACGTCGTACTGTTGATCAAAGCGAATAAAGTGTATAACGTTTATCAGCTTTGCGAAGAGCTTTCAGCCAAATACCCGCATCTGCACATTGTACTCATGATCCCGGATAATATGGAAAACGCCAAAAAAGCGATGAAAGCAGGAGCTTCCAATACTATTCGGTTCAGTGCGGATAAAGATGAAATCAGAGAAATGATCGTGCATGCAGAGAAAAATATCCAGCATCGGATGCGCCAGGCTGATGTGACGGGGATTCCTCTCATCGCGATTGATCAGCGTGTCGTTTCTATCAGCAGCACGAAGGGAGGGGCAGGCAGGTCTTCCGTAACGGTTAACCTTGCTGCAGCTCTGGCTGAACAGGGGCAGCGGGTGGCCGTACTGGATGGGGATATTCAATTTGGCGACACCGCCATGTATTTAAATTTGAAGCCGAAAAAAACCATCTATGAGTGGGTAAAAGAGGGCGATAACCGTGCTGAACTGGATATTGACCAGTTTATGACTAAGCACGACTCCGGCGTCAGTATACTGGCAGCCCCTTCCCGTCCGGAATTTTTTGAAATGATCACTGCAGCAGACATTCAGTATGCTATTGAAGAACTGAAAAACATTTACCAGGTTATTCTTATTGATAATACGGCGGCTATTTCCGAAGTGCAGCTGCAGTGCCTGAAAGCATCGGACGAAATTTTAGTTCTTTCTAATGGAGAACTTCCATGCGTTAGGAATACAAGGTTATATTTTGATACTCTCGAATCTCTTCAGCTCTCTCATAAAGCCAAGCTTGTGCACAATCGCAGCGGGAAAAAAGGAGCCATTGATCCTAAAAAAATGGAAGAGGTAATCGGTGCTTCTATTTTTGCATCTCTTTCCGAGCAGGAAGCTATCGTCAGCGGCTCTATTCAGGAAGGTGTGCCTTATGTAACAAGCCATCCTCGTAAACCAGTTGCTAAAGATATGAAAGCTCTCGCTGCAAAGCTGATGGCCGGAACCGAAGAAAAAGAACAGAAAGCAGAAAAGAAGAAGAAAAAAATGATGGCGAAAGCCCAGTAG
- a CDS encoding CpaF family protein, with protein MSLFEKYAGNVETPVTVKDPVVQKTSVPPADGLVMTPEFWEMEAEIHTAIVEELKKKTITSKEQEKMIIEKRGEELVEEMGSRLTFEQKKQLLQAVKYELLGYGPITSLLDNTEITEVMVNSSQDIYYEYKGKIIKSNLTFRDDAHVKGVIERIVSPLGRRVDESSPMVDARLPNGSRVNAIIPPLSLRGSSITIRKFSEVPFTSADLVRFGTWTEDMSSFVNACVQSNLNIFISGGTGSGKTSTLNVLSSFIPESERIITIEDAAELKLSQQHIISLESRPPNIEGEGEISIRDLVRNSLRMRPDRIVVGEIRGAEALDMLQAMNTGHDGSLSTGHANSPRDMLSRIETMVLMAGFDLPVRAIREQIASAIDIIVHQSRMKDGSRKITHITEVLGMEGETIVLQDIFLYKETGMDEGDKLIGEFVPTGIRPKAAEDLEVNGFHLPGSWFDSRWEQ; from the coding sequence ATGTCGCTTTTTGAGAAATACGCAGGAAATGTCGAGACTCCTGTCACTGTGAAGGACCCCGTAGTCCAGAAAACCTCTGTCCCCCCCGCCGATGGACTGGTGATGACCCCGGAATTCTGGGAGATGGAAGCGGAAATCCATACGGCTATAGTGGAAGAACTTAAGAAAAAGACGATAACGAGTAAAGAACAGGAAAAAATGATTATAGAAAAACGCGGGGAAGAACTAGTAGAGGAAATGGGAAGCCGGCTTACCTTCGAACAGAAGAAGCAGCTTTTACAGGCTGTGAAGTATGAACTTCTTGGGTACGGTCCCATTACGTCTCTATTGGACAATACAGAAATAACAGAGGTAATGGTTAACAGTTCCCAGGATATTTACTATGAATACAAAGGAAAAATTATAAAAAGCAATCTGACTTTTCGGGATGATGCCCACGTTAAGGGAGTTATTGAAAGAATTGTATCGCCCCTTGGAAGAAGAGTAGATGAAAGTTCTCCGATGGTGGATGCCAGGCTGCCTAACGGTTCGCGTGTAAATGCCATTATACCGCCCCTTTCGCTGAGGGGATCGTCTATAACGATTCGAAAGTTTTCGGAAGTTCCGTTTACTTCCGCGGACCTTGTGCGATTTGGTACGTGGACAGAAGATATGTCTTCTTTTGTAAATGCATGCGTACAGTCTAATTTGAATATTTTTATCAGCGGCGGGACAGGTTCCGGTAAAACTTCTACATTAAACGTCTTGTCTTCCTTCATTCCGGAATCAGAGCGGATTATTACGATAGAAGATGCGGCGGAGCTGAAGCTCTCCCAGCAGCATATTATTTCTCTGGAGTCACGCCCTCCTAATATAGAAGGAGAAGGGGAAATTTCCATTCGGGATCTTGTTCGTAACTCTCTGCGTATGCGCCCTGACCGGATCGTAGTAGGGGAGATTCGTGGAGCGGAAGCGCTGGATATGCTTCAGGCGATGAATACCGGACACGACGGCAGTTTAAGTACGGGCCACGCCAACTCTCCGCGGGATATGCTTTCCCGTATCGAAACGATGGTGTTAATGGCTGGCTTTGATCTTCCAGTACGTGCGATCAGGGAACAGATCGCAAGTGCTATCGATATAATCGTGCACCAATCCCGTATGAAAGATGGAAGCCGGAAAATTACGCACATTACCGAAGTTCTTGGGATGGAAGGGGAGACGATCGTTCTTCAGGACATTTTCCTCTATAAGGAAACAGGTATGGATGAAGGAGATAAATTGATCGGAGAGTTTGTCCCTACAGGCATCCGGCCGAAAGCAGCCGAAGATCTTGAAGTTAATGGATTTCATCTTCCGGGGTCCTGGTTTGACAGCAGGTGGGAGCAATGA
- a CDS encoding type II secretion system F family protein, with the protein MMNLALLLILVVLFTMLSYAFITQFQKRSRLKNRTNQYVAKQETRGEEKPVEERRKFSLLEMAGKALQGLPVQTKTENLLQQGGFSLTPSEFLALRISTAFLSAGMLWLFFPVWYLAVLALPFGFYVPVVYARYKRKKRLELLTYQLVETLGTMANSLRAGFSFLQSMQMVAKEMPDPLGPEFGRAVNEIRLGRPVEEAMHRMTERMPNKELEVIVQSIIAQRESGGNLAELLLAMEETIRGRIRVLDELKTLVAQGKISSWIITMLPVALAVFIYMFNREYGAIMFQHPLGWTLSFLTLISIFIGWLLIQKVIKIEV; encoded by the coding sequence ATGATGAATCTAGCGTTGTTACTAATTCTCGTAGTTCTTTTCACGATGCTCAGCTACGCTTTTATCACTCAGTTCCAGAAGCGCTCCCGGCTGAAAAACAGAACAAACCAGTATGTGGCAAAACAGGAGACGCGGGGAGAAGAAAAGCCGGTGGAGGAACGACGGAAGTTTTCCCTGCTCGAAATGGCTGGAAAAGCACTGCAGGGTCTTCCTGTCCAAACAAAAACGGAAAATCTTTTACAGCAGGGGGGCTTTTCACTGACTCCTTCCGAATTTCTCGCTCTTCGGATAAGTACAGCCTTTCTCTCCGCTGGAATGCTCTGGTTGTTTTTCCCTGTTTGGTATCTGGCTGTGCTTGCATTACCTTTCGGTTTTTATGTGCCGGTAGTTTATGCAAGGTACAAACGAAAAAAGCGTCTGGAGCTGCTTACCTATCAGCTTGTGGAGACGCTTGGGACAATGGCGAACTCCCTGCGGGCAGGGTTCAGTTTTCTTCAGTCGATGCAGATGGTAGCGAAAGAAATGCCTGATCCGCTTGGCCCGGAGTTTGGAAGAGCAGTAAATGAAATCAGGCTGGGACGTCCTGTAGAAGAAGCGATGCACCGCATGACAGAACGTATGCCGAATAAAGAACTGGAAGTTATTGTGCAAAGCATCATTGCCCAGAGAGAGAGCGGGGGAAATCTTGCTGAACTGCTTCTCGCTATGGAAGAGACTATAAGAGGCAGAATCCGGGTGCTAGATGAATTAAAAACACTTGTCGCGCAGGGGAAAATCAGTTCCTGGATTATAACAATGCTTCCTGTCGCTCTGGCAGTATTTATCTATATGTTTAACCGGGAATATGGAGCTATCATGTTTCAGCATCCTCTAGGATGGACATTGTCTTTTCTTACTCTCATCTCCATCTTTATCGGTTGGCTGCTAATTCAAAAAGTTATTAAGATTGAGGTGTAA
- a CDS encoding type II secretion system F family protein, whose amino-acid sequence MNPLLILPFLLLFTTLLAAAVFITLNRRQIQLQSRTEMYVGVSERSRLSSDREKQPHLLDSIWDKGIGYTKKFVTPAEQKKVEILLRDAGYLKKRSAFEFRFFQLALALTAGLGGALFFTALTESAGSVILFSSVFGLLGYRLPLFYLKKQRDKRIKQINLDMPDFFDTVNLLIEAGVGVDAAISSVCHKKPGPLSDEFLIMLDDMKRGKSKREAFHDLKRRVPSASFQAIITSMIQADQLGIGLSNVLRNLTVRIREQRRESAREQAMKAPVKMLFPMVLFIFPALFMVILGPFAVDMVVNGFF is encoded by the coding sequence ATGAATCCTTTACTCATTCTGCCATTTCTGCTTTTATTTACGACCCTTCTCGCAGCAGCTGTGTTTATAACTCTGAACAGACGCCAGATCCAGCTTCAGTCACGGACGGAAATGTATGTGGGCGTTTCTGAACGCAGCAGACTTTCAAGTGACCGGGAAAAGCAGCCTCACCTGCTGGACTCAATATGGGACAAAGGCATTGGTTATACGAAAAAATTTGTGACACCTGCGGAACAGAAAAAAGTCGAGATTCTGCTCCGGGATGCAGGGTATTTAAAGAAAAGATCAGCTTTTGAATTTCGTTTCTTTCAATTAGCATTAGCATTGACAGCCGGTCTCGGGGGGGCACTTTTCTTTACTGCTTTAACAGAAAGTGCAGGTTCAGTAATTTTGTTTTCAAGTGTGTTCGGTCTCCTCGGTTACCGTCTCCCATTGTTTTATCTTAAAAAGCAGCGGGACAAAAGAATAAAGCAGATCAATCTGGACATGCCGGACTTTTTTGATACGGTGAATCTGCTTATCGAAGCCGGAGTGGGCGTAGATGCCGCTATATCTTCGGTCTGCCATAAAAAACCGGGCCCTCTTTCTGATGAATTTCTGATTATGCTCGATGATATGAAGCGGGGGAAATCTAAAAGAGAAGCATTTCATGATTTGAAACGCCGTGTTCCTTCTGCCTCGTTTCAAGCTATTATTACTTCGATGATTCAGGCAGATCAGCTGGGCATTGGCTTATCGAATGTTTTGAGAAATCTTACGGTAAGAATCCGGGAACAACGGCGTGAAAGTGCTAGAGAACAAGCGATGAAAGCTCCGGTTAAAATGCTTTTCCCAATGGTGCTTTTCATTTTCCCTGCGCTTTTCATGGTAATTCTCGGCCCATTTGCAGTAGACATGGTAGTAAATGGATTCTTTTAA